One Phaseolus vulgaris cultivar G19833 chromosome 4, P. vulgaris v2.0, whole genome shotgun sequence DNA window includes the following coding sequences:
- the LOC137838666 gene encoding uncharacterized protein, whose amino-acid sequence MAQMMEIMRTLQANVEASRVEQAKMHEDLVASQARNEELSKVTEELRQALQEQRGRTIVEEVAPSSPPRFFPMSFAQGESLRDYLNRFGAHMVRWPTKDEEMLVYAFKKDVLPGPFCEALMRGHPATFAEVRRLAVAHIADESEVAEKRGSVAPARPRAHTRIQPQRVLETAATKKDQRTRHPYDPKKNKGRGPGRPREFNRPSRYKFGMGLADLIAIPNIVARLKAPEKVVDKVLGPKPNAWCEFHQSFGHTLDSCLALGYQLDDLVKSGFLNDYLLDKRTGGASSSQPASGEGQQHEVSTHGEIHTIAGGFLGGGCTASQRKKYARSVMAVDVFEDHSPDVDITFTKEDLRDVGPHDNDPIVVLLITAGRKVHRVLVDQGSSADTCRELTPISCATI is encoded by the exons atggctcagatgatggagatcatgcgtacGTTGCAGGCAAATGTGGAGGCATCGCGTGTAGAGCAGgcgaagatgcatgaagacctggtcgcctctcaggccagaaatgaggagctcagcaaagtcactgaggagttgcgtcaagctcttcaggagcagagaggacgcacaattgttgaagaagttgcgccgtcatcgccaccgcGCTTTTTCCCAATGTCGTTTGCTCAG ggagagtccctcagggactatttgaatcgttttggagcacatATGGTCCGCTGGCCTaccaaagacgaggagatgttggtatacgccttcaaaaaggacgtgctgccgggacctttctgtgaggcgctgatgaggggtcaccccgccacgtttgctgaggttcgGCGACTTgctgtggcccacatcgccgacgagagtgaggtcgccgagaagagagggagcgtggctcctgcTAGGCCGCGGGCCCATactagaatccagccgcagagggtgctggagacggcggcgactaagaaggatcaaaggactcgccatccttatgatccaaagaaaaacaagggaaggggcccagggcgccctagGGAGTTCAATCGCCCATCCAGGTATAAGTTCGGCATGGGATTGgcagacctgatcgccattcccaacatagtaGCCAGACTTAAAGCGCCTGAGAAAGTTgtcgacaaggtgttagggccaaaACCAaacgcatggtgcgagttccaccagagttttggtcacacccttgattcgtgtttggccctgggttaccagctcgacgatctggtcaagagcggcttcttgaatgattatctgctggacaagaggacggggggtgcgtcgagctctCAGCCGGCGAGCGGTGAAGGCCAGCAGCATGAAGTGTCCACccatggcgagatccacaccatcgctggaggcttcttaggtggtggatgcactgcatcacagcggaagaaatatgcaaggtctgtgatggcagTGGATGTTTTcgaagatcactcgccagatgtggacattacgttcacaaaggaggatctcagggacgttgggcctcatgacaacgatcccatagttgtcTTGctgatcacggcgggaaggaaggtccaccgagtactggtggaccaaggaagctcggcagat acatgccgggaattgaccccaatttcttgtgccaccatctag